One Sparus aurata chromosome 23, fSpaAur1.1, whole genome shotgun sequence genomic window, ACATTCATAATACATTAAAGCAGGCCGAGATGTCTTCAGATGTCTCGGGTCGAGTGTGTACACACCTATCCACACAAGATCACCaccttaacacacacacccgtTATTGACCTCAGGGGAGACATTGGTTATCACATCGTAGAGGGAGAATTACAGCATTGTTCagctatgaaaacaaaactttttttcctgGCAAATCATTATGTGCCCAAGTAAATGTGTGCATGTACTTCCAGCGTCACTCACCCAGTTTTAGCAGCCAGCCCTCTCTGTCTGGGTtgaagaaagtgtgtgtgaggtcaTTGCCGTCATCCTCCGGGATTTTGAAAGGCTCGTTCTTGATGCTCTCATACAGGTTCTACAATAAAAGGAGGTTAAGTATGAATACGGTGCAGGTACGCGGGGGGAGAAATCACTCATCAGAAGCCATACTGACCCTGAGAAGGTCTTCAGGTAAGTCTCCTCCATCATTGATCCCTCTGTTCATGGAGATGAATCGCTCCACTGTAGGCTTGTCCTTCACATTTGGGTTGTGGAGGCTGGTGTTTAGCATGATGATGGCAAATGACAGGATGTAACAGGTGtctataacacacacacacatagaagaGAGATAACCCCATAAGAGAGGGATGAGCTCTATGAGATAGCAAAAAGCTTTCTTGCCGTTTAGCATAAAACTGCCGCCAGTGTTTAATGTCGtatttaaatatgaatgtaaatTAGCTGTGCTGAGAGGACTGCACTTAGGGGACCACAATcaaacagagaggagctgaTAGGCGAAGCTTCGTTAGCGAGGAGAGTGGGTAGGAGTGAAAGGCTGAGCGTGGGCTGCTAAGTATGCATGTGCcctctaatgtgtgtgtgtgtttgcgtgtttgCTAAAAGACAACGTGGCCAGCACACGGCTGACGCAGCAGCACTTTATCTGGCCCGTTAGGCTGTTGAGAACGGCAATGCATTATTCACATCCATCTGCATCCATGTTAGAGGCAGGCAGCTGTCTGCTGTGGGCATTATTTCCCAAAAGCCAGACAGTCTTCCATAACACCGTTCAACTCAGCAGACTTTGTGTCTGCTAAATAAAGCAGCTTAGATGCGAGACTCACTGACATGTTATTAGATCTCAGTGCAATATGGAAAATAAAGTGCCTTAGGGAGAAAAAATATCTGACAGAGTCCTTTAAAGAAACTAAGGAATTGACAGTTAACATTAGTTATTATGATGATTAGGAATTGAGCTGAAGTCATTTTGGTTTTCAGTTTCATTGCTAACACATTACAAACACTGCACTGTGTAGCACGATGGTATTACCTGTGGACTGGAAAACGCCAGGGTTGCATTGACAGTAGCGCTGAGCGAAGGCCTCCATCATGCGGTCAATCTTCTGAGCTTCTCCCGGTAGCCGAAAACTCCACAGGAACTGTCTGTTTGAGGACATGGCTCAGCAGTCAGCAACATGTTTCACTTCCAGtgtgaaaaatgcaaaataagcTAAAGACTGAAACTAACAGCTGCATCTttacaattttaaaatgaaagggGGCTCTTACAAACGGACTGTATCACACAAAGATAACAGGATCTAATCAAGGACTTGGTGTGTTCCTGTGGAGATGAGGTCTTACCTGAGGGCCTGAACCAGGTTGAGGTCCGTGAACTCATGAAGCTCCACAAAGGCATGGAGGACTTGGatattgaaatcatctctacgtaagaaaaaacatgacacatttctgactgttaaacatttgtaaacaaaGGGTTATTCTGCTTAACCAAGACAACGTTCATATACAAAGGATTAATACTGTCTCTAACTATTGTTTTCAAAATTGATTAATCTGCCAGTTCTTTTGtcagtgaaatatataaaaaattataaaaaatcgTTTTTCGGCTATACCTTATCAAAAATTAACATTGTCAGACAACGGTAAATGATTATTAGGACACTGTCACCACAGTGTGACAAGTGACGTTGAGGCAATTTGTCAGACTTCACACAGCTCCCACTGAAGCCACAAAATACACAGTTATACCATTCAAGACCTGTAACCACAGCAATGTGTAAAATCAATGTCTAGTTCCAAATTTTCCAGTTTTTTAGCTGCTCCTTGGAGCCTTTGTGGTGTgtttaagtgcagctttttgaCCGTGTCACAGGTGACGTTGCCACTTATCCCTTAATGTTGGCTTGGTGTGTCTGGGCCCCTAACTGTGCTCGTTATAGTCTGATCACTGCCTCATTTGAAAAGTGAACCCCATCAGGGATGTGTCTGAGACTTAAGCTCAGGGTGTGATGTGGgtcacatgtgagctctgatAAAACACTACAATTCCgtaacagaaaaggaaaaacacccTCCACCTCCCTTTTCATATATCAGCTAATCTCgatcatgacatcatcaatgACCTTCATGCTCTTCAGAGTAAATGATCTGTCCTGTGGGATCACAGTAAGGCTCTCAAGCTCTCATAGACTGAGTCATATCCAGTCACGACTGGTCCCAGTGGACAAATGACCAACCGTATCTCAAGGCCCCCACACTGCTTCGGCCCCTCCTAACAGAATCAGAAACACTTGAATAGCTTGATAACAATCACATAAGGAGCATCCATCACCAGGCTGAGATCCATACCCTGGTCTGACCTCCAGACCACACCCTGAGTGTAACACTGCCAGCACTATAGTCCCAGAGCAGTGCATACCATACATCAAGCCCATTACTTTTTCCTGTATTATGTGTCCAGTCTAACAAGGATGGGCTGAGGATGGTTTCAACACGTGCATTCCCGAGGTGTGAGTCTCTCCATGAATGAGTAAGATAACTAAAGACAGATGGAGGCTCTATTGAGCAACGGGCATGGTCCTGAGAGTATGATCTAAATGTGGGACCAATAAACTATGTTTGGGAAAGGATGGGTGTGTGCCTGACCAAGAGGAAACACAGCAATACGGAAAATATGCACTCGCTATTTGATGCTTTCATCAACCACACTGATGGGTGCTGGTGCATTAGATAGAGAGCACGAGAGGGAGATGGTTAGATAGAggagaaacacaacaagtcaaTCTTATCCTGACCTCTCTCCAAGATAATCTCCAATGGCTGTTTTGTTGAGGCCCTCGCCCTTGTAGAGGAACTGAGCAATGTCATCACTGGTATTCTTCAGCAAGTCATTTTCGATGAGGAACTGGATCCCCTGAAACAGAGACCAGGCCACAGGTTATACCCTGCTTGTGAAAACATGTGAGACAAATCACATTACTAAAGAATAACAACACCTACCTTTTTGGGGTCCATGTTGAATTTCTTTCGGCCCATGGCCACCTGTTtattcctctgcatatttttcCTGGAACATCAGAGATATATTATTAATCTAAATATGAAAGAAAACTCaggaaacaagaaaatattctGTGCTTGGTAAACAACTTGATCTTTGCTTTACTGTGCgtacatttagattttttgccTTTTGGTTATGACTCAAGAACCAATTCCCGCAAATCTAACATTGATGGTCTGCCATTATACTTTTCGTCAAGGCTCAGACTTCTACAATAACTGTAGTCATTGCATTTCCCGAAAGTATCATTCCCATTAACATTTTCCATTTGTCTGGCAGAAGCTGGCCTTTCCTCCCCCtcaacagtgatgacaaagtgTTGATAAAGTGTTTAACATTATACATATGGGAACGTCTCATTTCTCAGGCCTCGAGTAATTCATGGGGTCAAAGTGCACTCTGAGTGTCCGCCGTCACCATGGTTACATCTCCATCCCCAGCCGGTGAGAGGTCACCACTTCTTCCCACACCAGCATTCCTTCAGCTTTTGTCTGCCAAAGTCCAACACTCAACTGAACAGATGCTCCACGAGGGTCACAGCACAGCCTATCATGTGCGTTGCTCAACAAATGGATCACAGGAAACTTTGATCACAAGGTGCCGCTGTAACCATTAATGGGTTTTAGATCCAAGAGTGCTAAAGGATTATTTGGTAGCTGATGGGATCCCTATCCACTTGAGTACACCAAACCCAAGCACTCGCTCCCCTGGGACCATACATTGTCTGCTTCTGCCCGTACACCCACTGCATTATTCAATGAGGCCTCCCATCATGGGGGTGTGCctgatgaaacatttaaacCGCCTTAAAAGCATAGCCAATTTGGGGGAGCGGATTTGGTGTGATGGGACGGCCCGACTTGGCCATCAAACATGAATAATTGACAGCTTCACTTGCGAAGTTAATAGTAGGCAAACAGCAAGCCAATCTAGACAAAACGGAGTGGGAAATGAGAAGACTTTCTTACCTCTCCTCAGTGGAACCCAGGTTTTCGATCTCACTCGTCACTTCTGCTATCTCATCCTTCAGCCGCTGcagaaaagacacaaatgttAGTCTTAAAATGTCACAAGAATGGCATGAGAATTAATCATCATCTGTCCACTTATTTCCCCTCAAAGCAGTAGGTGTGGAAGGGCGTGACCAACATAAACAACATGCAAAGTGTttgtctgaaaacacacacgagGGCTCGATTAAACAGTGCTGAGGGAGATGCTATCATCTCTGAATCACCTCTGTTTGCCAGGAGGCCTTTTATCACGCAGAGTAAATACGCCCATCGGAGCCATCGGCACATAGACCTCTCCTCGGCTCccttaaaactaaaaactgATGGCAGCTCTCTTGATCTCATATCAGTGAATGTGTTTGGCCGTATGTGCCCTCCTAAAGAAATCCTCTCATTCTGAACAAGATTAGGCACAGAACATTAAGGGATAACCTCAATACAAATAGAGTAAGAAAGCGTAAAAGTGGATTATATTTTGTGTGCCATTTTAGTGATTAATGGCCTCAGAGGCAGATGTAGTCGATCGAGCCAGAGCTGCTGGTGCCAGACTGGCGTGGCAAGGGCACCGGGTGGAGGATGCAGAGTTCTGTGTAGAAAAATCGACTGTAGCATAACAGAAGTGAGGGCTGCCATCATCAGGACTCTTCACTCacatgcagctgcagtgttAGTGTATAATTTCTTATGTGAAATAGCAAGTCACTGTATAGGCCAAACCACAAAgagaacatctgtgttttcAAGGCCTGCGCAATCACAACACATTCCTCAGATGCTTGCCTCCGCAAACAAAGACCGTGCTCATATGGTAAAGCGGGTGGTTGTGTTGGGGGGGGCCTTGAcatgcagaagcagcagaggagggtgaggaggaggagaggggtcAGTGTGCAGACCACAGAGGTGGTGACAAGAGAAGGGGGAGGGGCAGTGATGGCGGTTCATAAAAGAGAGGATGTCGGATCACGCCTCCAGTGTTTGTCTGTCAGAGACAGCGGAAGTTGCAGACTGGGACATCTGAAACAGACTCTGCCGGGGCATGACAGTGTGTCACCCCCGTGTGTCATTTGCTTACGGAGCTGATTATTGAGTGACAAAGCTAACCTGAGCAGTGAGCCTTGATAACCAGCTGCACTCTGTGGTCAAGGCTGCAGCCCAGAAAATCATCTCAGGCTATGGACAGGAATCAAACAAACCACTTTAGGAAAATTCGGCCAAGCTGATTTGAATCCTGGCTCTCTTTGGAAATCGGAGAGTGCACGAGGGATATTCAGCTGGCTGCATGAGCACATTCCTCATAAGAGCATAATCCTACTTTATCTGTATGTAGAATCATTTGCTTGTCTTATTTTAATACTCACATTATATTCAAACccacatttcaataaaaatacCCAAATCCATTTACTGTGATCCAAAAATGGATGTCTTTGTCACAGTTTTGTCTACAGAACACAAAAATGGCTAAACAATATGCAGAAATGGTTTGCGAGGGAAGAGAGCACTTGACAGGAAATACCCCACATTCTTCTTGAGGTCAAATGTTTTGAAGACGTCTTGGAAAAGAGAAACTTGTGCAATCGGATCGAATGTAAATGTTTATCAAAAAGCAGAGGAGTTGCAGTTGAGCTCAAGGCAGTAGAAGTGAGCCAAATGGCTGGACCTTGTAGGTCACAGAAAATGAAGATCCTTTTGCCCCTCAAGCCTCTAAAACTTAAGCCAGCTCATTTTATTAGAGAGATCTCTTAAACATTTAATCAAGATTGGCCGGACTATGATATAAAGTTTTATTGGAAGCAGCACAGTGACATTATGAGCTTTTACAGCCTAACAAAGTGATAATGTGTAGCAATATGATACTTGCTTTCAATAAAAATGCTGTCGTTTTGTTCCCCTTTAGTAACACTTAAGCATCGAGAACTTGTGAAGCAACTAAAATGATGTTGTAAATTATCAGTTGTCTCACGTTTTCCACTAATTAACTAAAGATTAGAGTACCTATGGTTAAGGACGTTTTCAGCAGTCAAAAATGTGGCGTATATGTACCATATGTGCCTTTTTACCTGAatgtcctccagcagctcctgcttGCGCCGGCGGATGttctccagctcctgctgtTCCTCTGGGGTGAGGTCGTCCGGCActggggagagaaaagagagaaaatgagggGTCAGGAGAGAGTGCCCAAAATATAATGCACCTTTGCCCTTTTCTATGCATATCTATCCTCTGAGGTGTGTCCAAAGTAGATTGACCATCCAAAGTGAGAGATATGGAGTGTGCCACAAAGAACACACAATGACGGTCATAAAAGATGTTTCTAACCAAGTCTGCAGCAGCCAGGTGTACTTTAAAAAGGGTATTTAGGTGACAATGAAACAGCTACGGTCAGTCAGGCAGCTCACGTGCATCAGTGTCTAAGTAGCACAAATGTGACAGGTCTCAAAGCGCTGGCAGTACTCCTGTCACTCACGTTATAGACTGTTATAATTAGTCTGCAACGAGGACTAAGGGGCGTGCAGTGTGTCCCGACCGGTGATGGTtgtgtgtcgctgtgtgtgCGCTACCTGCACTCCAAGCACAAAGGGGCAACACTAGTATAAGCCCTGTAATGACAATAGCATCCCAAGCACAATGATAGTTGTATTTACTTGATTCAAATCTGTTTGCTCGCAGGCACCTTTGAAAGGGTGCAAATTTCATCCATACGATACAAAAACTTGCTTGTTTTCATTCACTGAAGAAATCCAACATGCAACAACTATTTTATCCTCTGGTGACTGTAAAAACAATTGACAGGTAATACTTTGATAAACTAACAAATGTTTATTATAGTTAGTCCACTGTAAACTAGACATGTGGTAATACAAGCATGAGACGATCAGAACATTTCATGCCATGATTATCCCGAAAATCATCATGATACGCTTAAAACTCTTAAAATGGCACTAAAATGTACTGGAATCcatttactttacattttgatAACTAACAAATATTTTGGTTGTACCACAGTTAGGACACACATCTAATGATTTTTAGAATTAATCAATAACTCAATGTATCATAACCTGAACTTCCTGCTAAATAAAATCCGGTGTCCCTTGAGGTTTGAGACAAAGCCATACCAAAAAAACGGGGATATTTTGCACCAGTGGCATTAAACCCCCCTGAACCACGTGCTGCTCAACCCACAGCAGCTGTGATGTTGGACGATCATTTCTGTCACTCAGTGTCTTTTTCTCTGATTCCCCCTGTGGCCAAGCACAACCCACCCTCCTGtgacctctcctcctccccctcgttaCCACAGCAGCAGGGTTCAAAAGGTTAATAGAGTTGAGGTGAGGGCCGACTCGGTGGATGTCTGCAAACGGTTAACAAGGTAGTGGTTATAGAGTGATGTGGACGCTGAGGACGGAGAAATCTTCAACACATGGTCTCTAATTACTCATTCCTCCACTGTGTGTGATACTATCCTTCctcaaacatttttctttactCTCTGAAATGAAATTCAAAAATGTATCCCAAATAATTAGggtattcagcatttttttgatGATCAGAATTGCTTTTTTGTGAGATTgccaagaaaataaattaattttgaaaatgttccacTTTGGCTCTGATTCCAAATAACAATCAAGCATAAATAATCCgaatctgtaaagtaacaagtaactcaAAAGCACAATTTTTCCCTCcaaaacagtgaaatgaaagTTTTAAGTAGCGTACGTACCTCAAACGTGTTCTTAAGTTCAgtacttttttcattttacctGCAAAAGTATTGGTTCCAAATATCAGTTGATCCCTACCCATAATCCTTAGATACTGCAGGTACAAGTCCCCTGTGTGCTTAAACTACAGACACAGTGTACCTGCAGTAAAGGCTCAGTGAAATGAAGGTCACAAAAGCTAAACGAAATCTAGCAAGTAAAGACGAGGCCAGTCATCCAGAAATTCTAAGCTTCATTGTGCTTTGAGAGGCACATACAGGGCTTCACAATCAGCAAAAATACAAGATCAGCTCATTTAATTTAGAAAAATTAAGCCAAGCGTGAAAACCCTCGATAAATGAGCTTCctacagagaaaataaatgctGTATAACGGAGAGCAGTTTTAATAATGGAAGGCATGCTATCCTAAAACTTGTAGCAAATACCCATGACATTCACTGGAATGTCTGCTAATATTTAACACAGGGATAATAGACAATGGAAGACCAAAACAAGAGCCTTATAGCAGGGCTGTTAAGAAGCTCCAAAACAAAGCCATGTTGTCTTCCTGTCTTGTTTTGCAGACAGCTATGGGGAGCACGGCGGTCCACTCAAGGTTGACCTTTCACACATCATACCTCACAGCCTACAGCATCCATCCTAAGTGTTCAGCGTATCCATGGCAACCGTCTGTACAACTGAGGGGCTGACAACAATACAAACAGTTGCataacctctttttttttttcctgttttagccATACAGTTCCCGTGACAGCAGCTCATATTTAGGAAGACATGAATGTTTTTGATGTAGGGATGCATAAAAAGTAGGCACTCTCGCACACAAGTGCTGACAGGTCTGAAAATGCAATGGTCTTCTTGCATTTAATGACCCCGTCTCCGGATCGACTGGACAAGTTAATGTCACATTGACAGAACCCAGAGCAGGCCGTGTGTTCGATTGTACAAGAGCGACAGGGAGGACGGGCTTAAAACAGGAAGCTTGTACATCTTCTTGGAACAGTGATGTCAGGTCAGGCATATTGTGGACGCTGAACAGAGCCACGCcacacaaaacatgaaaacaggaccCAACGCAACACAACCTCAGCATTCCTGGCTTAGAGGCGGACCACAAAgtgaagaagagcagcagcaaaggaCTATAATTTGACACAAAcatggaaaaagaaaggaaCGTAATCATTAGAGGATGGTAATCGTCAAAGAGCTCATAGGAACTCAGTATCTTAGCCCATCAGCAGAGCAGATGCACGATGACACCCTAGTCCTGTGATTAAAGGAAGGATTTCTAGCCAAAGTGCACATAGAGACATATTCAAGGAACCAATCAGATGCCAACGTCACTGCCTTCCTGACTCCACCCAAAATAATTAAACCACATCAGGGAAAGGGAAAGGCCCCAACCACGCATATGCCAGAGGTGGGCACTGAGTGGGTGTCATTTCCCAGAACACAGCAGATGACGGGGGAGAACCCATTCACTTAAGTTAAATGCTGAGAGCTGCTTGTTTCCCCTCCGACTGGGAGCGCTGCTTGGCTGTCATTCAGCAAACCTCTGCACTGGTACAGCCAATGAAAAGAGGCTGTCATCAGAAACAGACTGCAGAGGGGAAAGGGGAAAACACAGACCGATGGAGCGATGTGCAAATGAAAGCTAATTATCTTAATTCAATGATAGCCTCATAATATCCACCTCATGCTGATGCACTGATACCACATGTACTTGGACTACTTCTCATCTGCCCCCTCTATATCTGGCTTCAGGGGCCTCTCAAAAGTAAAGGGCCCCTACAGTAATCCGACAGGGGCAGGCCTGTATGTAGTGATTTCCACAGGCCGAAAGAGAAACACATGCCCACACCATCACTCCTTCAGGGACTCGCGCTGCTTGGAAAACAGGTCATTCAGGGGAATCACATGTGCAAGGAGGCGTGTAGTCGTGCACCAGGGTGCAGTCACATGCACTCTCATACGGACACTTTCataaacacccacacacagacgcTCGTCCCCCGCTGTGCCTGGCTGGCATTGTGTCAGCAACGTGCAACTTGGTTTTTGTTTCAACACTAACACCATCTGACTGGACCTGTCCAAACTGTGATAGTCAAACTGAATCTATTACATCACAGCAAAAATGTCTATTCAGTTCAACTCTGAGGGATTATTAACCAAAGTCTGCATCAGGAAGCAAGGCAGGACATATAGGTTGTGTCTAGATGTAACCTCAGAGCTGTGAAAGATTACGTGAGACATTATGACCAAAAATAAAGTCTTTCCCCGACTCTACCAAGAATTTTTGTACCTACATCCAACCAGATCTTAACCACAGTTTTGTGACTTTATCAAATGTAAACTAAACTGTATGTTAAAATCTTGAGAGTTTCTCAAAGCTACAGTTACCATCTCGCATCTGCAGGACATTTTCAGTGACGTCACAAGTCCATAATGCCAGAGATGGCTGTTGTATGACACATATCCTTCCACTTTCTCCCAAAGCTAATCATTTTCTGTGTCAAGGCCAAAGCGGGAAACATATCAGCCACTGATGCGAGCGCACAGTGGAGATTCACAACAGTTTTGGACGGATTTCTGATGGGCATGGAAGAAGAGAATATAACGAAAGGCGAGGTTATTCAACCATTAGATGTTAAACTGTTGTGTGTTCTGGTGGGATGAGCTGTAAGATAAGTTGGTGTTGTGAAACCGTGCTGATGCGTAGTTGAAGTATAACCTTGGGAAAAAGCGTTTTAAAACCTTATGCAACAAAGACGCACAACTTTGTGCAGTTGCATGTCCTGGTGACCACTGAAAATAAAGTAATGTCTCCCTCCCCTTGTTTTGTTAGCCTGAAATAACTTCCCCATGGCAATACCAAGATGGATGCCGAGCAGCAAAACTAAATATTCAAGCTGTCGAACTGAATTGAAGGACTTGCTAAGACAAAGGTGGAGCAAATCAATTTGGAAATGTGTGAGTGGAAAGGAAATAATGACAATGTCTCTGGACAGACACAAGTGTTCCTTTGCCAAACCTGGGACAACATAATCTGCACTTTGTCCTGCCATATCCTGGCCCTCATTACCACTGAGTGCTGTTTAACCTCAATGTATGACTCCAAACACCCAATATGTTGCCTCATGGTGCCAACTCCGCCAACTGAAATGGTGCATCCTTGAACAAATAGAAACTCATTGTACAAAACTTTTGTGCCTTTAACATTTTTACTCACAATGAGGATTAATTTGAGCCTTTTATTCCCATTTAACATCAATCTGTATGACCGTGTTCAACCTTATCTTTAGCTTCTAAGTGCGTCTGCAGAGTTTCTCTATGGGCGAAGCAGTTTTTAGAGAGGGCTGGGTCAGCGGAGAGGGCGCCGGGGAGGTGACATCAAGGGAGATACCAATTATAGCTCCCTCTCCCACAGCGGCGGAGCCCACTAATACACATCCTGATTGCCATCCTGGCAGAAGAGGCAGACGTCTCATTTCCACCAAGATTCACTGAAGAACTCTCCTTGGAAAATAAGGAAATTAGAATTCTGTGTGCTTGAAGGATCActaagcccccccccccccttccctgcAGATGTGACCCAATTTAGGGAACTCCTTTCAGCGCACAAGGACTCAAAAAAACTATTAACCAAAAAAGCTCTCCAGCTGGCCTGGTGGGAGTGACTGGGCAGGGTCACAAGGTACACACAGGTGGACCTAAAAAGCTCGACGCAGACATGAAAGGCGAAATGAAACAGATCTATTCTCTCAACATGTACGACATAGAAGGAGCTCCTCAAAGGTTTCACACTTAAATGTAGACTCTTCTCAGAAGCAGATGGAGACATTAATGAATATATTTACACCCCAGCGTTGCCTATGATCTGCTGACTGAGGGAATATGCAAAGAGATACACATCCATTCCTGCAGCCACGTGCCTGTacatgattacattttgatgaaGTGCACACATTGATCGAGCAGATGAATGACACTGGGGGCAGAAAGCACACCCTGCATGAGGTCCTTAGTGTTTACAACCGTTTTCATCCATATCTTTGCGGAAGAAACAGCCTCCATTTGGTCCTCACGCACGCTTTCCATTAGGCTTGATTACCCTTCCTCAATCATCTCTGCTCTCATCATGATACCCCACCACTACCCAATCTTATCTTCAAACCATGATCATCAGTTTTCcactctccttccctccccctGTTCCTTAAAGCTGTACAGCCTTTGTCCTTATAGCTAAATGGATAGTTCCCTTTAAACTTGGTAAAATGCGCCCTCTACCCCCAAAGTCCCTGTAGGCACGGATCAATCGACCCCTTCCCTAAACCAATAAGAGTGCCAGCAGAAACAAGAAGCAGTCTACTTCATGATGAGGTTTAATGCATTCAGCACAAAACACTCACATACAACCAATCGATTATGTGAGCTGGGTTgggctgaaacacacagaaagtgcACCACGGGTCTATTAAAGTGGCTTTAAGCTTTCTGATCTCTgctgctggaaaaacaaaaggtgaTTTACGTCTTATCCGCTGATCTCTGATCTGAGACTGAATCTCATTACCACAGTAAACCCCAAGGGGACTCTCCCTCATATAtatttgaaaacacacacacacacacacacacacacacacacaccttccatTTCTGAACAAGACAGCTTGTAACAAAGCCAAGCAGAGGCTGTGAAGGAATGCCAGTCTTTAACATGGGCACCAGCACAAAAGAACTTCACCTCTGACCTCCAGAGCTGTGGCTGCCCGGCACAAAAACAGATTGAACGGACCACCAGTTATGTATCAAGAATCCACAAAGCGTCCAACCTGACCTGGCCTGAGGGTAGGTGGTGAAGGCGGACAGAGAGATAACAGGAGAAGGAGCCCTGTGTTTGGCCGGGGAGGCGTAGGACGGCGAATGGCAGGAGTACACAGAGACAGTGGGAAGAGCAGTGGGACGATCACAGCTCTCCCTTTGTGTCTAGAAGTGGCCTCACAGGACATTCCTCAACAAGGCCCAGGCACAGGGACTGCCGGCCTGAGCATCCTTGGCTTTACTCGACATTTACTTGTTGGTCGTCCCAGCTTGCTGAAACCATGACATGAAATCTCTATGGCTGTGGTCATCAGATATATGATCCTAGAGATCCACCATCCCCGCAAGTCATACAGACATATCTCAGAGCACATTTCCCTGTCACTGGCCTGCTGCACCGGTACTTTATCATCTCAA contains:
- the cyth1a gene encoding cytohesin-1a isoform X3, translated to MEGENHVPDDLTPEEQQELENIRRRKQELLEDIQRLKDEIAEVTSEIENLGSTEERKNMQRNKQVAMGRKKFNMDPKKGIQFLIENDLLKNTSDDIAQFLYKGEGLNKTAIGDYLGERDDFNIQVLHAFVELHEFTDLNLVQALRQFLWSFRLPGEAQKIDRMMEAFAQRYCQCNPGVFQSTDTCYILSFAIIMLNTSLHNPNVKDKPTVERFISMNRGINDGGDLPEDLLRNLYESIKNEPFKIPEDDGNDLTHTFFNPDREGWLLKLGGGRVKTWKRRWFILTDNCLYYFEYTTDKEPRGIIPLENLSIKEVEDKKPNCFELFIPDNKDQVIKACKTEADGRVVEGNHTFYRISAPTAEEKEEWMNSIKAAISRDPFYEMLAARKKKVSSMKRH
- the cyth1a gene encoding cytohesin-1a isoform X2, coding for MVLKSEDGVVPDDLTPEEQQELENIRRRKQELLEDIQRLKDEIAEVTSEIENLGSTEERKNMQRNKQVAMGRKKFNMDPKKGIQFLIENDLLKNTSDDIAQFLYKGEGLNKTAIGDYLGERDDFNIQVLHAFVELHEFTDLNLVQALRQFLWSFRLPGEAQKIDRMMEAFAQRYCQCNPGVFQSTDTCYILSFAIIMLNTSLHNPNVKDKPTVERFISMNRGINDGGDLPEDLLRNLYESIKNEPFKIPEDDGNDLTHTFFNPDREGWLLKLGGGRVKTWKRRWFILTDNCLYYFEYTTDKEPRGIIPLENLSIKEVEDKKPNCFELFIPDNKDQVIKACKTEADGRVVEGNHTFYRISAPTAEEKEEWMNSIKAAISRDPFYEMLAARKKKVSSMKRH
- the cyth1a gene encoding cytohesin-1a isoform X4, whose product is MQRNKQVAMGRKKFNMDPKKGIQFLIENDLLKNTSDDIAQFLYKGEGLNKTAIGDYLGERDDFNIQVLHAFVELHEFTDLNLVQALRQFLWSFRLPGEAQKIDRMMEAFAQRYCQCNPGVFQSTDTCYILSFAIIMLNTSLHNPNVKDKPTVERFISMNRGINDGGDLPEDLLRNLYESIKNEPFKIPEDDGNDLTHTFFNPDREGWLLKLGGGRVKTWKRRWFILTDNCLYYFEYTTDKEPRGIIPLENLSIKEVEDKKPNCFELFIPDNKDQVIKACKTEADGRVVEGNHTFYRISAPTAEEKEEWMNSIKAAISRDPFYEMLAARKKKVSSMKRH
- the cyth1a gene encoding cytohesin-1a isoform X1, translating into MQRNKQVAMGRKKFNMDPKKGIQFLIENDLLKNTSDDIAQFLYKGEGLNKTAIGDYLGERDDFNIQVLHAFVELHEFTDLNLVQALRQFLWSFRLPGEAQKIDRMMEAFAQRYCQCNPGVFQSTDTCYILSFAIIMLNTSLHNPNVKDKPTVERFISMNRGINDGGDLPEDLLRNLYESIKNEPFKIPEDDGNDLTHTFFNPDREGWLLKLGGRVKTWKRRWFILTDNCLYYFEYTTDKEPRGIIPLENLSIKEVEDKKPNCFELFIPDNKDQVIKACKTEADGRVVEGNHTFYRISAPTAEEKEEWMNSIKAAISRDPFYEMLAARKKKVSSMKRH